TGGTGAGGGGTGGGGCGACGGGCCGCTGGTCGGTGGCCGTCGCTTATGGGCTGCTCGTCCCTCTGTGCGGTCTGGCGACGCTCTCGGGTCTGGTCGTCTTGATGGAAGCGGTCAGGAAGGTCGCGGGCCGGTAGCGGTTTGCACCGTTGCCGCGTGGCACGGAAGCCGAGTTCTCGATACCGTCCCTTGAACTGCAGCCTCCTCGACCGTGACGTCACAAGGGAAGACGCCCGTTTGAAGGTACAACCCCGGTTGAATGCAGGTCAAGATCGCCGAATTCGCCCAAGAACTCCATTGCACGCCGGACCAGTTGGTCGGCGTGTTGTCCGAATTCGGCATCTCGCAGGCCGACGGCACGTTCGAGTCGGAGAAGGACGATCTCGACCTGATCCGCGAGGCCGTCAAGGAGGCCGTCGGTGATCCTGGATCCGTCAGGCTTTCCCCGTCCAAAACGACGCCTCGGGACATCGCCGCCGCCCTCGGTCAGCCTGACAAAGACGTCCTCAAGACGTTGATGACGAAGGTCAAAGTCATGGCGACCTTGACCACGACGCTCGCACAGGACGTGGCAGAAAAGCTTGCAGGCGAATTCGGAAAGACCGTCGTCTGGGCGGAACCCTCGACCGCGCCGAAACCTCAGTTAGGGGGCGCGAAGAAGGGCGGGCCTCAGCCGCACAAGGCCGAAAAACGGCCGCCGGTCGTCACGATTTTGGGCCACGTCGACCACGGCAAGACCTCGCTGCT
The sequence above is drawn from the Armatimonadota bacterium genome and encodes:
- a CDS encoding translation initiation factor IF-2 N-terminal domain-containing protein: MQVKIAEFAQELHCTPDQLVGVLSEFGISQADGTFESEKDDLDLIREAVKEAVGDPGSVRLSPSKTTPRDIAAALGQPDKDVLKTLMTKVKVMATLTTTLAQDVAEKLAGEFGKTVVWAEPSTAPKPQLGGAKKGGPQPHKAEKRPPVVTILGHVDHGKTSLL